A window of the Nocardia sp. NBC_01329 genome harbors these coding sequences:
- a CDS encoding GNAT family N-acetyltransferase yields MLIRRERAVDTDAVAAVHRSAFAPHYATDGPAAADGPVEAPPEVELLARLRTDPGWIPTLSMVAVDRETVVGHVCVTRATVGPFPVLALGPIGVLPEGQRGGVGSALMHAALGAADALDEPLVGLLGSLEYYPRFGFQPGERLGVVPDRPEWASHFQIRPLSAYDSRIIGEFRYAGPFYEL; encoded by the coding sequence TTGCTGATCCGCCGCGAACGAGCCGTCGACACCGACGCGGTAGCAGCCGTGCACCGAAGCGCCTTCGCCCCGCATTACGCGACGGACGGCCCCGCGGCCGCCGACGGCCCGGTGGAGGCGCCGCCGGAGGTCGAACTGCTGGCCCGGCTGCGCACCGATCCCGGCTGGATTCCCACGCTGTCCATGGTCGCGGTGGACCGCGAGACCGTCGTCGGACATGTCTGCGTCACCCGGGCCACCGTGGGCCCGTTTCCCGTTCTGGCGCTCGGGCCCATCGGGGTGCTTCCGGAGGGGCAGCGCGGCGGAGTGGGTTCGGCGCTGATGCACGCCGCGCTCGGCGCCGCCGATGCGCTGGACGAACCGCTTGTCGGCCTGCTCGGCAGTCTCGAGTACTACCCCAGGTTCGGTTTCCAGCCGGGCGAGCGGCTGGGCGTTGTCCCCGATCGCCCCGAATGGGCGAGCCATTTTCAGATCAGGCCGTTGAGCGCCTACGACTCCCGGATCATCGGCGAATTCCGTTACGCCGGACCCTTCTACGAACTGTGA
- a CDS encoding alpha/beta fold hydrolase, with protein sequence MAIREARSADGTGIVYRAGGPAQARPLVLVHGWSADLRCWGRVFDDLAADFRVVAVDLRGHGYSDAPDSGYDDSKNWAADIAAVLAAESIESDALLLGWSYGGIVISDYLAEYGTGAVAGVIYTGAMANIGKGVPGAEVGESMQQAIPAVFEQSAGRAVRGFSAFGNANTGPGQDKGPDAQRLFGASLATPPFVRKALFYRSVDNTETLRGLDVPVLVLHGSADPVVPVADGRYIAETAPLGRASVWADAQHGLFIEDPARFVGEVRAFAAECGRKS encoded by the coding sequence ATGGCTATACGGGAAGCGCGCAGTGCGGACGGTACCGGCATCGTCTATCGGGCGGGTGGGCCCGCGCAGGCGCGGCCGCTGGTGCTGGTGCACGGCTGGTCGGCGGATCTGCGCTGCTGGGGGCGGGTGTTCGACGATCTCGCCGCCGATTTCCGGGTGGTGGCTGTCGACCTGCGCGGTCATGGGTATTCCGACGCCCCCGATTCCGGTTACGACGACTCGAAGAACTGGGCCGCCGATATCGCCGCGGTGCTGGCCGCGGAGTCGATCGAATCGGATGCGCTGCTGCTGGGGTGGTCCTACGGCGGGATCGTGATCAGCGACTATCTCGCCGAGTACGGCACGGGCGCGGTGGCCGGTGTCATCTATACCGGGGCGATGGCCAATATCGGTAAGGGGGTGCCGGGCGCCGAGGTGGGGGAATCGATGCAGCAGGCGATCCCGGCGGTGTTCGAGCAGAGCGCGGGCCGGGCGGTGCGTGGTTTCTCCGCGTTCGGGAACGCGAACACCGGGCCGGGGCAGGACAAGGGGCCGGACGCGCAGCGGTTGTTCGGTGCGAGCCTGGCAACCCCGCCGTTCGTGCGCAAGGCGCTCTTCTACCGCTCGGTGGACAACACCGAGACCCTGCGCGGCCTCGATGTTCCGGTGCTGGTCCTGCACGGTTCGGCGGATCCGGTGGTGCCGGTGGCCGACGGCCGCTATATCGCCGAGACCGCTCCGCTGGGCCGGGCCTCGGTCTGGGCGGACGCGCAGCACGGGCTGTTCATCGAGGATCCCGCCCGCTTCGTGGGTGAGGTCCGGGCATTCGCCGCGGAGTGCGGTCGGAAGTCCTGA
- the purU gene encoding formyltetrahydrofolate deformylase, which produces MVSAAPAPDGRRYVLTLGCPDRPGIIAAITSFIAEFGGSILEAGYHSDLETGWFFTRQSIKASTVPFGVEELRSRFEGVAAGLGPATEWQVHDSGVRRRAVVLVSREGHCLHDLLGRAGSGELPATIEAVIGNHLDLAAITEAHGIPFHHVPFPKDPSERGPAFEQVRELVDSHAPDAVVLARFMQVLPEHLCEHWAGRAINIHHSFLPSFVGARPYHQAFVRGVKLIGATCHYVTAELDAGPIIEQDVIRVDHADSVTDMVREGRDIERVVLARGLRWHLESRVLVHGRRTVVFS; this is translated from the coding sequence ATGGTTTCCGCAGCTCCCGCTCCCGACGGCCGCCGCTACGTGCTCACCTTGGGCTGTCCCGACCGCCCGGGCATCATCGCCGCCATCACCTCGTTCATCGCCGAATTCGGGGGCTCCATCCTGGAGGCCGGTTACCACTCCGACCTCGAGACCGGCTGGTTCTTCACCCGGCAGTCCATCAAAGCCTCGACCGTGCCGTTCGGGGTGGAAGAGTTGCGCAGCCGATTCGAGGGGGTTGCCGCCGGTCTCGGCCCGGCGACCGAATGGCAGGTCCACGATTCGGGAGTGCGGCGCCGGGCGGTAGTGCTGGTGAGCAGAGAGGGACACTGCCTGCACGATCTGCTCGGCCGTGCCGGCTCCGGGGAACTTCCGGCCACCATCGAAGCTGTGATCGGTAATCATCTCGATCTGGCAGCGATCACCGAGGCGCACGGTATCCCGTTCCACCATGTTCCGTTCCCGAAGGACCCGTCCGAACGTGGGCCGGCCTTCGAACAGGTCCGTGAACTGGTGGATTCCCATGCTCCGGACGCGGTGGTGCTGGCCAGGTTCATGCAGGTACTACCCGAGCACCTGTGCGAGCACTGGGCCGGGCGGGCGATCAATATCCACCACAGCTTCCTGCCTTCGTTCGTCGGCGCCCGCCCTTATCACCAGGCATTCGTCCGCGGCGTCAAACTCATCGGCGCCACCTGCCACTACGTGACCGCCGAACTGGACGCGGGTCCGATCATCGAACAGGACGTGATCCGCGTCGACCATGCCGACAGCGTCACCGATATGGTCCGCGAGGGCCGCGATATCGAGCGGGTGGTGCTGGCGCGCGGCCTGCGCTGGCATCTGGAGAGCCGCGTGCTGGTGCACGGGCGGCGCACCGTCGTGTTCTCCTGA
- a CDS encoding SDR family NAD(P)-dependent oxidoreductase, which produces MSTRTAVVTGASSGIGEATARELAKQGYHVYVGARRIDRLRALADEIGGTALELDVTSDESVRAFADAVESANVLVNNAGGAKGLATVADADLDDWRWMWETNVLGTLRTTKALLPKLIASGDGLIVTITSVAAFHAYDNGSGYTSAKHAQAVLHRTLRGELLGQPVRLTEIAPGAVETEFSLVRFEGDADRAAAVYQGIDPLVAQDIAEIVGFVANRPPHVNLDQIIVKPRDQAGPGRFARRG; this is translated from the coding sequence ATGAGCACACGCACCGCTGTTGTCACCGGGGCCAGCTCGGGTATCGGCGAAGCCACCGCCCGGGAACTCGCGAAACAGGGGTACCACGTGTACGTGGGCGCCCGCCGGATCGACCGGCTGCGGGCGCTGGCCGACGAGATCGGCGGGACCGCGCTCGAACTCGATGTCACCTCCGACGAATCGGTCCGGGCCTTCGCCGATGCCGTCGAGAGCGCGAACGTCCTGGTCAACAATGCCGGGGGCGCCAAGGGCTTGGCCACGGTGGCCGACGCCGATCTCGACGACTGGCGCTGGATGTGGGAAACCAATGTGCTCGGCACCCTGCGGACGACCAAGGCGCTGCTCCCGAAACTCATCGCCTCGGGCGACGGCCTCATCGTCACCATCACCTCCGTCGCCGCCTTCCACGCCTACGACAACGGCTCGGGTTACACCTCCGCCAAACATGCCCAAGCCGTCCTGCACCGAACTCTGCGGGGTGAACTGCTCGGGCAACCGGTCCGGCTCACCGAGATAGCTCCCGGTGCGGTGGAGACCGAGTTCTCCCTGGTCCGCTTCGAGGGCGACGCCGACCGCGCGGCCGCTGTCTACCAGGGCATCGACCCGCTGGTCGCCCAGGACATCGCCGAGATCGTGGGCTTCGTGGCAAACCGCCCCCCGCATGTCAACCTCGACCAGATCATCGTCAAACCCCGCGATCAGGCCGGCCCGGGCCGCTTCGCCCGCCGCGGCTGA
- the deoC gene encoding deoxyribose-phosphate aldolase, which translates to MADSISLTRPEVAAMIDHTLLAPEATSADVTAAVAEARELGVYAVCVSPAVLPVRAPGLVVATVAGFPSGKHHSLVKGAEARLAVEQGAAEVDMVIDLGAAVSGDFAAVLADIIVVREAISERALLKVIIESAALTDEAIVEVCRTAERAGADFVKTSTGFHPAGGADVRAVRLMAETVGGRLGIKASGGIRTAAAAAELIAAGATRLGLSRSRAVLEGFPA; encoded by the coding sequence ATGGCCGATTCCATATCGCTGACCAGGCCCGAGGTGGCCGCAATGATCGACCACACGCTGCTCGCCCCGGAGGCGACCAGCGCGGATGTTACCGCCGCCGTGGCCGAGGCCCGGGAACTCGGCGTATACGCGGTATGCGTTTCGCCGGCCGTACTGCCCGTACGAGCTCCGGGGCTGGTGGTGGCGACCGTTGCGGGATTTCCCTCCGGGAAACATCATTCGCTGGTCAAGGGCGCCGAAGCGCGGCTCGCGGTGGAGCAGGGTGCGGCCGAGGTCGATATGGTGATCGATCTCGGCGCGGCGGTCTCGGGCGATTTCGCGGCGGTTCTCGCCGATATCATCGTGGTGCGCGAGGCTATTTCGGAGCGGGCGCTGCTGAAGGTGATCATCGAATCCGCCGCGCTGACCGACGAAGCGATTGTCGAGGTGTGCCGGACCGCCGAACGCGCGGGCGCCGATTTCGTGAAGACCTCCACCGGATTCCATCCCGCCGGAGGCGCCGATGTGCGTGCGGTCCGGCTGATGGCCGAAACCGTCGGCGGGCGATTGGGGATCAAGGCCAGCGGTGGAATCCGGACCGCGGCCGCGGCCGCGGAGCTGATCGCCGCGGGCGCCACCCGGCTCGGGCTGTCCCGGTCCCGGGCGGTGCTCGAGGGTTTCCCCGCCTGA
- a CDS encoding helix-turn-helix domain-containing protein produces the protein MADHLEVFAQRTDDPAATAGAGDKAARVVNAAQDIGGFIRAQREAAQVSLRQLALLAGVSNPYLSQIERGLRNPSAEVLTQIAKALRVSSEVLYVRAGYLEQRPHSPVRDAVLADSAISERQKQVLLDIYESFRRENGPEETIPRDSVVIPRDSVVPQPTTDAPRQENDK, from the coding sequence ATGGCCGACCATCTCGAGGTTTTCGCCCAGCGCACCGACGATCCGGCAGCGACTGCCGGCGCCGGCGACAAGGCAGCCCGCGTGGTCAACGCGGCGCAGGACATCGGAGGGTTCATCAGAGCGCAGCGCGAAGCCGCACAGGTCTCGTTGCGTCAGCTCGCCCTGCTGGCAGGGGTGAGCAACCCGTATCTCAGTCAGATCGAGCGCGGGTTGCGTAATCCCTCCGCTGAAGTACTCACACAGATCGCCAAGGCGCTCCGGGTTTCTTCGGAGGTGTTGTACGTGCGTGCCGGCTACCTCGAGCAGCGGCCGCACAGTCCCGTCCGGGATGCCGTGCTTGCCGATTCCGCGATCAGCGAGCGGCAGAAGCAGGTGCTCCTGGATATATACGAATCGTTCCGCCGGGAGAACGGGCCGGAGGAAACGATCCCCCGGGACAGTGTTGTTATCCCCCGGGACAGTGTTGTTCCACAACCGACAACCGACGCTCCACGCCAGGAGAACGATAAATGA
- a CDS encoding DUF2505 domain-containing protein, with translation MARRLDYSARYPLHTTKELYAALTDRDYWEARMVEMRKYSPNEVVSLDVSEHGLEVVLHHILPREMLPEVAQSVMRKDMVITRKESFGPFGPEVEGKYSASIPAGPGSLAGTTRLFPTETGCTMRMSSEAKVFIPMMGPRLEQLMLVNLVDLFRAEAEVTQKWLDEQKPGG, from the coding sequence ATGGCTCGCCGACTGGACTACTCCGCCCGCTACCCGCTGCACACCACCAAAGAGCTGTACGCGGCGCTGACCGACCGGGACTATTGGGAGGCCCGGATGGTCGAGATGCGGAAGTACTCGCCGAACGAGGTCGTCAGCCTGGACGTGAGCGAGCACGGTCTCGAAGTGGTCCTGCACCACATCCTGCCGCGGGAGATGCTGCCCGAGGTCGCGCAGTCGGTGATGCGCAAGGATATGGTCATCACCCGCAAGGAGAGCTTCGGGCCGTTCGGACCGGAGGTCGAGGGCAAATATTCGGCGTCGATACCCGCCGGGCCCGGCAGCCTGGCCGGTACGACACGTCTGTTCCCGACCGAGACCGGTTGCACTATGCGGATGTCCTCGGAAGCCAAAGTGTTCATCCCGATGATGGGTCCGCGGCTGGAGCAGCTCATGCTGGTGAATCTGGTGGATCTGTTCCGCGCCGAGGCCGAAGTGACCCAGAAATGGCTGGACGAGCAAAAACCGGGCGGCTGA
- a CDS encoding class I SAM-dependent methyltransferase, with protein MAGRAKTGRLSVPLGTVTRGTTGTNRLRRSDRQLIGDPRISEVLRRASDPLVVDLGYGGRPWTTLELATRLRRVRRDVRVVGLEIDPARVVPARDGVFFARGGFELAGMRPVLVRAFNVLRQYPESAVPGAWSAILSGLAPGGLLIEGTCDELGRRCAWVVLDGSGPRTLTLAWDPFTVARPSDLAERLPKALIHRNVPGERVHALLAAADRAWSHTAPLAVFGPRVRWRAAADILREEGFPVHDYRRRLRDNVLSVPWSTVAPAGQAE; from the coding sequence ATGGCTGGACGAGCAAAAACCGGGCGGCTGAGTGTTCCGCTCGGCACCGTCACCCGCGGCACCACCGGAACCAACCGGCTCCGCCGCAGTGACCGGCAGCTGATCGGAGATCCACGGATCTCCGAAGTGCTGCGCCGGGCCAGCGATCCGCTGGTGGTGGATCTCGGTTACGGTGGTCGGCCGTGGACGACGCTCGAGTTGGCCACCCGGTTGCGCCGCGTGCGCCGGGATGTGCGGGTGGTGGGGTTGGAGATCGACCCGGCGCGGGTGGTGCCCGCTCGTGACGGCGTGTTCTTCGCCCGCGGTGGTTTCGAATTGGCGGGTATGCGTCCGGTGCTGGTCCGCGCGTTCAATGTGCTGCGGCAATATCCGGAATCGGCGGTGCCCGGGGCGTGGTCGGCGATTCTTTCCGGGCTGGCGCCCGGCGGGCTGCTGATCGAGGGCACCTGTGACGAGCTGGGCCGCCGGTGCGCCTGGGTGGTTCTGGACGGTTCGGGCCCGCGCACACTGACTCTCGCATGGGATCCGTTCACCGTCGCGCGGCCGTCCGATCTTGCCGAACGTCTCCCGAAGGCACTGATCCACCGCAATGTGCCGGGTGAACGGGTGCACGCTCTGCTCGCCGCGGCCGACCGGGCCTGGTCGCATACCGCGCCGCTGGCCGTTTTCGGGCCGCGCGTGCGCTGGCGTGCGGCGGCGGACATCCTGCGGGAAGAGGGATTTCCGGTACACGATTACCGGCGACGACTTCGGGACAATGTCCTGAGCGTTCCGTGGTCGACGGTCGCTCCCGCCGGACAGGCGGAATAA
- a CDS encoding DUF2505 domain-containing protein, whose protein sequence is MATALAYTAHYSHSVAAVREALCTEQYWQDRIAAVGGPEARFVSLDVEGEQVRVEVVQSIPADLLPPAITAVRPGDLIIPRTELWTGATGSFEARVEGAPAEVRGSITATDEPTGAVAEISGTIEVKVPLFGRKIEEAIGERLTELLAEETEFTNTWIAEQR, encoded by the coding sequence ATGGCTACAGCGCTTGCGTATACGGCTCACTACTCTCATTCGGTCGCCGCGGTACGCGAGGCACTCTGCACCGAGCAGTACTGGCAGGACCGGATCGCCGCGGTGGGCGGGCCCGAAGCCCGCTTCGTCTCGCTGGACGTCGAGGGCGAGCAGGTGCGGGTCGAGGTCGTGCAGTCCATCCCCGCCGATCTGCTGCCGCCCGCCATCACCGCTGTGCGTCCCGGCGACCTGATCATTCCGCGCACCGAACTGTGGACGGGCGCCACCGGTAGCTTCGAGGCGCGGGTCGAAGGGGCACCCGCGGAGGTCCGCGGTTCCATCACCGCCACCGACGAGCCCACCGGCGCGGTCGCCGAGATCTCCGGCACGATCGAGGTGAAGGTCCCGCTGTTCGGCCGCAAGATCGAGGAGGCCATCGGCGAACGTCTCACCGAGCTGCTGGCCGAGGAGACCGAGTTCACCAACACCTGGATCGCCGAACAGCGGTAG
- a CDS encoding LmeA family phospholipid-binding protein, whose protein sequence is MPTKSLSAPKASRRTVVIVLVTVIVLVVAALIGGEAYARHRIASCISSQFEKEMGSQIDVGFGAKPLLLTWVDGKVSRMDVDSKGDEFGPAVDMQVHAQFHDIEMAEGSNSGSSVGSSNADVTWSNSGISQTLQGLVSDVQSDPDTGQLTMKVLGGFGAMQLTPQIQDGKVDIAVSQAQFLGIGVPDELVQGVVDLMTESLQTYPMGLEPSALRVTGSGIEVDLRGGPTELPAAQGDATC, encoded by the coding sequence ATGCCCACCAAGTCCCTGTCTGCCCCGAAGGCCAGTCGCCGGACCGTCGTGATCGTCCTGGTCACCGTGATCGTGCTCGTGGTGGCCGCGCTGATCGGCGGCGAAGCGTATGCGCGGCACAGAATCGCGAGCTGTATCAGTTCGCAGTTCGAGAAAGAGATGGGATCGCAGATCGACGTCGGCTTCGGCGCGAAACCGCTACTCCTCACCTGGGTGGACGGCAAGGTCTCACGGATGGATGTCGACAGTAAGGGCGACGAATTCGGCCCGGCTGTCGATATGCAGGTCCACGCCCAGTTCCACGATATCGAGATGGCCGAGGGGAGCAACAGTGGCAGCTCGGTCGGGAGTTCGAACGCCGACGTCACCTGGAGCAACTCCGGTATCTCCCAGACGTTGCAGGGCCTGGTCAGCGATGTGCAGTCCGATCCCGATACCGGGCAGCTCACGATGAAGGTGCTGGGTGGTTTCGGAGCCATGCAACTCACCCCGCAGATACAGGACGGGAAAGTCGATATCGCGGTGTCCCAAGCGCAGTTCCTGGGCATCGGGGTGCCCGATGAGCTGGTCCAGGGTGTGGTGGATTTGATGACCGAGAGCTTGCAGACCTACCCGATGGGCCTGGAGCCGAGCGCGTTGCGAGTCACCGGCAGCGGCATCGAGGTGGACCTGCGGGGCGGCCCGACCGAACTGCCGGCCGCCCAGGGCGATGCGACCTGCTGA
- a CDS encoding alpha/beta fold hydrolase produces MRATVPKALTALVDQLDGLFEVHRAGLRTRGGYRNPAFNPPQAEHQVIGVRAADGARLRVHAYGPEDARPVILIHGWTCSLEYWNPQINAFAGQYRVIAFDLRGHGESEFGTPDQLDCHLLADDLCSVLDAVLRPGQRAVLVGHSLGAMTLQAWAGKYPQRVVDQAAAVLLANTGPHSLVAETTVVPFFNRPLPLLNRMVPLPAWLGRNGLSARIVFPPVAAVRWIFARQIMSPDADPESIEFGMNIVRSCRARIRSEFGLLLAEMDLGDAARQLVVPTTVVAGTADDMTPAVHAEQIACWLRETGSLVQFVLLPTGHLGNLEEIERFDEILDEVLTSVREPAEATG; encoded by the coding sequence ATGCGTGCGACTGTGCCGAAAGCGCTGACTGCCCTCGTCGATCAGCTCGACGGGCTGTTCGAGGTGCATCGTGCGGGGCTGCGCACCCGCGGCGGCTATCGCAATCCGGCCTTCAATCCGCCGCAGGCCGAACATCAGGTGATCGGTGTGCGCGCCGCGGACGGGGCTCGGCTGCGGGTCCACGCTTACGGGCCGGAGGACGCCCGGCCGGTGATACTGATCCACGGCTGGACCTGCAGCCTCGAATATTGGAACCCGCAGATCAATGCCTTCGCGGGGCAGTACCGGGTCATCGCCTTCGATCTGCGCGGGCACGGCGAGAGCGAGTTCGGCACCCCGGATCAGCTCGACTGTCACCTGCTCGCCGACGATCTCTGCTCTGTACTCGACGCTGTGCTGCGACCGGGTCAGCGGGCTGTCCTGGTCGGTCACAGTCTCGGGGCGATGACTCTGCAGGCCTGGGCCGGGAAGTATCCGCAGCGGGTCGTCGACCAGGCCGCGGCTGTACTGCTGGCCAACACCGGACCGCATTCGCTGGTCGCCGAGACCACTGTGGTGCCGTTCTTCAACCGGCCGCTGCCGCTACTGAACCGGATGGTCCCGCTGCCGGCCTGGCTCGGCCGCAACGGGCTGAGTGCCCGGATCGTCTTTCCGCCGGTGGCTGCCGTGCGGTGGATCTTCGCCCGCCAGATCATGAGCCCGGACGCCGACCCGGAGTCGATCGAGTTCGGCATGAACATCGTGCGCTCCTGCCGGGCGCGGATCCGCTCGGAGTTCGGGTTGCTGCTCGCCGAGATGGACCTCGGGGACGCGGCGCGCCAACTGGTGGTGCCGACCACGGTGGTGGCGGGGACGGCCGACGATATGACGCCGGCGGTGCACGCCGAGCAGATCGCCTGCTGGCTCCGGGAGACCGGCAGCCTGGTGCAGTTCGTTCTGCTACCCACCGGTCATCTGGGCAATCTGGAGGAAATCGAGAGGTTCGACGAAATCCTCGACGAGGTGCTCACCTCGGTGCGTGAACCGGCCGAAGCGACGGGCTGA
- a CDS encoding UDP-N-acetylmuramate dehydrogenase: MRQLLAGTGAVVRSAVPLADLTTLRVGGRATVADCATTEALVATVRALDAAAVPVLLVAGGSNLLVADDDVESVVVRVATDVVEFGADSVTAEAGANWDGVVAKSVRAGFGGLECLSGIPGSAGATPVQNVGAYGVEVADLLRRVRLLDRTTGTVDWVSPGELAFGYRTSRLKHRDEAVVLAVEFALHPDGTSAPLRYGELARRLDAAEGGTRPAAAVRETVLGLRAGKGMVLDPADHDTWSAGSFFTNPVVPDDEVDRVRAAVRDRLGDVAIPTYPGVGGVKFSAGWLIERAGFAKGFPGPDAPARLSTKHTLALTNRGDATTADIVALARTVRDGVAERFGVVLVPEPVTVGVEL, from the coding sequence CTGCGGCAGCTGCTGGCCGGAACGGGCGCGGTCGTGCGGTCCGCGGTCCCGCTGGCAGACCTGACCACGCTGCGCGTCGGCGGCCGGGCCACCGTCGCCGATTGCGCCACCACCGAAGCGCTGGTGGCGACCGTGCGGGCGCTGGATGCCGCCGCGGTGCCGGTGCTGCTGGTCGCCGGGGGCTCGAACCTGTTGGTCGCCGACGACGATGTGGAATCGGTGGTGGTACGGGTAGCCACCGACGTGGTCGAGTTCGGCGCTGACAGCGTCACCGCGGAAGCGGGCGCGAACTGGGACGGTGTGGTCGCGAAGAGTGTGCGGGCGGGGTTCGGTGGACTGGAATGCCTGTCCGGGATCCCCGGGTCGGCGGGGGCGACACCGGTACAGAACGTCGGCGCCTACGGTGTCGAGGTCGCGGATCTCCTGCGCCGGGTACGGCTGCTGGACCGGACAACCGGCACGGTCGACTGGGTGAGTCCCGGCGAACTCGCCTTCGGCTACCGGACCAGCCGGCTCAAACACCGCGACGAGGCAGTGGTCCTGGCGGTGGAATTCGCGCTGCACCCCGACGGTACGAGTGCACCACTGCGCTACGGGGAACTCGCCCGTCGTCTGGACGCGGCCGAGGGAGGCACCCGTCCGGCGGCCGCTGTCCGGGAAACCGTGCTCGGCCTGCGAGCGGGCAAAGGGATGGTGCTCGATCCCGCCGACCACGACACCTGGAGCGCCGGGTCGTTCTTCACCAACCCGGTGGTCCCCGACGACGAGGTGGATCGGGTCCGGGCCGCTGTCCGCGACCGGCTCGGCGATGTAGCGATCCCCACCTACCCGGGGGTCGGCGGGGTGAAATTCTCCGCGGGCTGGCTGATCGAACGCGCCGGTTTCGCCAAGGGATTCCCGGGCCCGGACGCGCCCGCCCGGCTGTCCACCAAACACACGCTCGCCCTCACCAACCGCGGCGACGCCACCACCGCCGATATCGTCGCGCTGGCCCGGACGGTGCGTGACGGTGTGGCGGAGCGATTCGGGGTCGTGCTGGTACCGGAACCGGTCACGGTCGGCGTGGAGCTTTAG
- a CDS encoding DUF2516 family protein has protein sequence MAALWLLAASATVFALVHAVRQRSDAFTAVDKLTKPIWLGILGVAILLLLVNFLNLGLLAFIAIIATGIYLADVRPKVDEVQRGPRW, from the coding sequence ATGGCCGCGCTGTGGCTGCTGGCGGCGAGTGCGACCGTTTTTGCGCTGGTGCATGCCGTGCGCCAGCGTTCCGATGCGTTCACCGCGGTCGACAAACTGACAAAACCGATCTGGCTGGGCATCCTCGGGGTGGCGATTCTGCTGCTCCTGGTCAATTTCCTCAACTTGGGTCTGCTGGCGTTCATCGCCATCATCGCGACCGGTATCTACCTGGCCGATGTGCGGCCGAAGGTGGACGAGGTGCAACGCGGTCCCCGCTGGTAG
- a CDS encoding heparin-binding hemagglutinin: MTEKYTTVKPLFATVGATDAVYTAVVDAVSQVRGRATDVNGRVDEARERFAGLPADVQTQFEQIRARLSELPSELPEDLAELREKFTSEELRKLAEQYYRQVLDIYADLAVRGEETVERLRANHLVEEQVGRVETLYKDASSRAEEVFGRVNGLIGRAKPESEPESEPPARTPAAAPAAPEVVEAEVVEVAPKVAPEPVSEVAPEPVSEVAPEPVPAPPVKPAPATKTPPAAKKAPAAKKTAPAKKAAPKKA; the protein is encoded by the coding sequence ATGACCGAGAAGTACACCACCGTCAAACCACTGTTCGCCACCGTCGGCGCCACCGACGCGGTCTACACCGCGGTCGTGGACGCGGTGAGTCAGGTACGTGGGCGGGCAACCGATGTCAACGGCCGGGTCGACGAGGCTCGTGAGCGCTTCGCGGGCCTGCCGGCCGATGTGCAGACCCAGTTCGAGCAGATCCGCGCCCGGTTGTCCGAACTGCCCTCCGAACTGCCGGAGGACCTGGCCGAACTGCGGGAGAAGTTCACCAGCGAGGAACTACGCAAACTCGCCGAGCAGTACTACCGTCAGGTGCTCGACATCTACGCCGATCTCGCGGTCCGCGGTGAAGAGACCGTCGAGCGGCTGCGTGCGAACCATCTGGTCGAGGAGCAGGTCGGCCGGGTGGAGACCCTGTACAAGGACGCCAGCAGCCGGGCCGAGGAAGTTTTCGGCCGGGTGAACGGGTTGATCGGCCGGGCGAAGCCCGAATCCGAGCCCGAATCCGAGCCCCCCGCGCGCACCCCGGCCGCCGCCCCTGCCGCCCCGGAGGTCGTCGAAGCCGAAGTGGTCGAGGTCGCGCCCAAGGTGGCTCCCGAGCCCGTGTCCGAGGTGGCTCCCGAGCCTGTGTCCGAGGTGGCTCCCGAGCCTGTGCCCGCGCCGCCGGTGAAACCGGCTCCCGCGACGAAGACGCCTCCCGCCGCCAAGAAGGCTCCGGCCGCCAAGAAGACCGCTCCGGCCAAGAAGGCCGCGCCGAAGAAAGCGTGA